The genomic stretch ACTGAACTAGCATAGTTATTTTTACCAATTTCAATTTCAGCAACTTGAGTAAATCGAAGAGTCACCATTACTCATGATAAGGAACCTGCTATTAAGAATAAAATTGTAACTAATACTATAAAGAAGATAAATAATGGAGTTCCAGGTTCCTGAATTCCTGCTAAGGTAAGAAGCAAGATGGTTAAAACAACTAAAATTCCTACTATTGATGTTAAAACTAAAATAAGAATATAACTTCTAAATTTGTCAGCATAGTAACCAACATAAGAACTAATTAAACCTCGAATTCCATAAGTTCTAATTCCGCCAAGAATTGTAACTAAAATTGTAGGTGCTAAAAAGACATTATTTAAGACTTGAACTAAATAGTAGGCAAATACTGATTGGAAAGTATACATTCCCATCACAAAAATTGAAAGCATTCATAGTCTTCAATTTTTAAGTGATACATAAATTTGAATAATGTTTTTCTTAATAGATTCTAAACTAACTTTATTAGTGTAACGTTCAATTTTTTTCTCTTTAACAAAAAAGAGAACTAAAAATGAAGTAATGACTAAAAAACTACCGATAATAAAAGTATAAACAGCAAAAGGTGTAGAGTTAATTTCTTTAACATTGTTGGTTGGATAATAAATTGAAGTAATAATTAATCCAATAACAAAAACTAAGAAAAATCCAATTACTCCGTTTGCGCTTCCTTGAATTCCATAAGCAAGACCTTGATTTTTCTGGTCAGTTTGCTGAGAAACTAATTTTCAAAGTGGGGTTCAAAAGATTAGAGTTGATGTAATCCCTCAAAGACCTCAAATAATTTTATATTGAGTTAGAGCACTTTCTTCACCCAATTGTTGAGCGTTTTTGATGGTTATACCAAATCAAAAAGTGATAATTCCTGTTGATAAAACAGCAATAAATAAGAGTCAACGTGAACTAATCCTATTAGATAAAAATCCGCCAGGTAGTTGAGTTGCCAGGGTAACTCAACCGATGATGGCGGTCAAAGAAGCTACTTGATCTTCACGAATTCCTAGATATGTATGCAAGTTAGGAACAATATTTTTAAGATAATAAGGGGCAGCAATAACAAAAACATCAGCAGCTGCTAATATTATTAAAGCAAAAATTTGTGATCAAGTAAAATCTTTAAATTTACTAAAAAACCTTGTTTTAATCATGACTCCTCCTTTCAAAAATTAAATTTATTACATATATTTATTTTATAATAAATTTGCATAAAGTTTTAAAATTTTAGCACAAAAGAACAAATACAAACTGTATTTATAGTTTTTTTAAAAATCAAAATAAACTTTGTATACTATTTTTTACTTTAGTTAGAAAATAGTAGAAATTATTCATAACCCATTTTTTTAATAGTTTTTTTGTTATCAAATCACTTAGGACTAATTTTTACTTTATTTTTTAGAACAACTTTACTTTGTAGTAATTCTTCTAATTCTAGACGAGCAGCAGTGCCAATTTTACCAAGCATTGTGCCATTTTTACCAACTACAATTGGTAAGTGCGACTTACGACCAACGTAGATAATTGCATCAATTTCGATATGTTTAGGATTAGCCTCACTAAAGCGTTCAATAACTATGGCACTTTGATGAGGTACCTCCTCTTTTAGATTTAATAAGAGTTGTTTTCTGATAATCTCTTTGGCAAAAAATCGTGCTGGCTGATCGGTAATATCTTCTTGTTCAAAAAAGAGATCACTTTCATATGCATAGCTTTTAATTTCTTCTAAGAGATCCTGTTTTGCCACTTTAAATTCGGTAGAATAACCAAAAACCTTCTTAAAACCTAGTTGTTTAAGCTCGGCTACTTTTGTTTCAATTATTTGTTGATCATCAATCAAATCTAGTTTCGTTAAAACGGCAATTTTGTTTTTCACATTGGCAATTTTTTCGACAAGTTGTTGGCTTTGATTGCTAATTTTTCAGTTAACTGGGTGCAAAAAAAGTACAACATCGATGTCTTCGATTGAGTTAATGACTGCTTTGTTTAAAACATTGCTCAAGTTGTTAATTTTTTTGTGAAAACCGGGGGTGTCGACAAAGACAATTTGTAAATTATCTTCGTTGTAGATGCCATTGATTAAGTCGCGGGTAGTCTGTGATTTTGAGCTAACAATTGAGA from Mesomycoplasma conjunctivae encodes the following:
- a CDS encoding MFS transporter, whose product is MIKTRFFSKFKDFTWSQIFALIILAAADVFVIAAPYYLKNIVPNLHTYLGIREDQVASLTAIIGWVTLATQLPGGFLSNRISSRWLLFIAVLSTGIITFWFGITIKNAQQLGEESALTQYKIIWGLWGITSTLIFWTPLWKLVSQQTDQKNQGLAYGIQGSANGVIGFFLVFVIGLIITSIYYPTNNVKEINSTPFAVYTFIIGSFLVITSFLVLFFVKEKKIERYTNKVSLESIKKNIIQIYVSLKNWRLWMLSIFVMGMYTFQSVFAYYLVQVLNNVFLAPTILVTILGGIRTYGIRGLISSYVGYYADKFRSYILILVLTSIVGILVVLTILLLTLAGIQEPGTPLFIFFIVLVTILFLIAGSLSWVMVTLRFTQVAEIEIGKNNYASSVGILSFIAFSPDAWFYELSGYVGKIYTIEGQTNTSPLGYQLILTIALAVALFGTICGLIVFLYNRAELKKLGKTNYRWRELDNA
- the era gene encoding GTPase Era, encoding MAKNCFVSIVGLPNSGKSSLLNTLLDFPVSIVSSKSQTTRDLINGIYNEDNLQIVFVDTPGFHKKINNLSNVLNKAVINSIEDIDVVLFLHPVNWKISNQSQQLVEKIANVKNKIAVLTKLDLIDDQQIIETKVAELKQLGFKKVFGYSTEFKVAKQDLLEEIKSYAYESDLFFEQEDITDQPARFFAKEIIRKQLLLNLKEEVPHQSAIVIERFSEANPKHIEIDAIIYVGRKSHLPIVVGKNGTMLGKIGTAARLELEELLQSKVVLKNKVKISPKWFDNKKTIKKMGYE